One stretch of Streptomyces hygroscopicus DNA includes these proteins:
- a CDS encoding membrane protein produces MSATSTLAMTHLVPLAKDLDENKVTPGVLGFIVFAVIGAAVWLLMKSMNKHMKRVNFEEGPEPGKTPATASAEGTKGEERTA; encoded by the coding sequence ATGAGCGCCACCAGCACCCTCGCCATGACGCATCTCGTCCCGCTCGCCAAGGACCTGGACGAGAACAAGGTGACCCCGGGCGTCCTCGGCTTCATCGTCTTCGCCGTGATCGGCGCGGCGGTGTGGCTGCTGATGAAGTCCATGAACAAGCACATGAAGCGGGTGAACTTCGAGGAGGGGCCGGAGCCCGGCAAGACTCCGGCGACGGCCTCCGCCGAAGGCACCAAGGGCGAGGAGCGCACGGCCTGA